The DNA window CGTGGCCATGGCGTTCTCGCAGGGCTTTGCGGCCTGGTTGGTCCTGCGAGCGGTTCCGGGCTTCGCAAGCGCCTGGGTCATGGTCTATGCCTCCGCCTGGGTGCTGGAGAAGCTCGCAGAGGCGGACCGCGCAGACCTGGGCGGCGCAGTGTACGCGGGGGTTGGCATCGGTATCGTCGTCGCAGGGCTCACGTGTCTCGCGATCCTCGCACTGGGAAGAAATTCGGACACGGCGTGGATCGCACTGGGTGTCGCCGCGTTCATCATCGTCGCGTTCGTGTGGCAAGTGCTCGGTGACGACATGATGTCAGCCGGCCCAGAAGCCAGGACCAAAGGCACTGCACGCCGCGTTCCGGAATTCTGGCGCCTTGTCCTTTGCTACGGCGCCCTTGGCCTTGGGTACATCATCCCGGCGACATTTCTACCGGTCATGGCGAAGCAAATCGTCTCGGGCCCAATCTGGTTCGGCTGGGTGTGGCCCGTCTTCGGCGCGGCTGCCGCGCTGTCGACTCTTGTTGCGGCACATCTCGGGCGCTGTGTGAGCAAGCCCACGATCTGGATCAGGAGCAACCTGATCATGGCTGCGGGTGTGCTCGTCCCGATCGCTTTTCCCAACGTCATCGGCATGGCCATCTCCGCCCTTTGCGTGGGCGGGACATTCATGGTCATTACGATGGTTGGTCTGCAGGAAGCTCGGAGCATCGCAGGCCCGCAGGCCCGCACGCTGATGGGTGCGATGACTGCAGCCTTCGGGATAGGGCAGATCGTCGGGCCTGGGCTCGTCAGTAGCTTCTTACACCTTCCAAACGGTTTCTCGTACGGACTCGTTGCATCGGCCGTTCCGCTCGTGATCGCGTCGTACAGCCTCTCTTCTCACCGCGGAAACCGATTGGATGCCGCAGCCGCAGTAACGAAGTAGGGAGTAGCCATGTCCAGCAATCGATGGCTCGTCGGAGAAGTTGCCTACGTGGATCGTATGCCTGCGCTCGCGCTGGAGGCTCTGAACGAAAAGCAGCGCAAAGTCGCCGAGGAATTGATGAATGGGCCACGCGGCGGAGTGAAAGGGCCCTTCATCCCCTTACTGAGAAGCCCGGAGCTCGTGGACCGGCTTGGAAGAGTCGGAGAATACCTGCGCTTCGGAAGCGCACTCGATGCCAGGGTGAGGGAGCTCGTCACGCTGATCGTCGCACGCGAATGGACGAATCAGTTCGAATGGGCGGTGCACGTTCCCCTTGCTCTTGAGGCCGGCATCGAGCGAGACGTCATCGATGCGCTGGCGCAGGGCCGGGATCCCAAAGGCATGACGGCTTCCGAGGAGATCGCATACGAGGTATGCGCTGAGCTGAGCCGCACGAAAGGCGTCTGCGAGTTGACCTACCGCCGCGCAATCGAAGCCTTCGGCGAGGCGGGGCTCATCGAGATCGTTTCCGTATACGGATATTTCGTGACGATTTCCGCGATCATGAACATCGCTCATACGGCGCCGCCGGAGGGTTGCACTCAGTTGCGCTTTTCCGCGCATACTCGCCGAACCAAGTCGTATCGTTATGCACCGGCTCTGAGCGCTGCAGCCGGATGGGCGACATGACGGTATTGCGGATGCCGAGCCAGCCTTGAACGAGGTACGTGAGTAATGAGCGTTGAAGTGGCGTGCCTTGTACTGATCGCGGCCGCATTTCATGCAAGTTGGAATGCACTCATCAAGATGCGCGGGGATCGCGTCATAGTGATGATGCTCGTGACGCTCTCCGGCAGCATGTTTTCGCTCCTGGTCGCCCCTTTCGTGGAGGCGCCGGCCCCCGAAAGTTGGGGCCTCTTGGCGCTGACGATTCTGCTACATACGGCATACCATCTGTTTCTGCCGATCGCCTACAACCACGAAGATCTAGGA is part of the Betaproteobacteria bacterium genome and encodes:
- a CDS encoding carboxymuconolactone decarboxylase family protein, with amino-acid sequence MSSNRWLVGEVAYVDRMPALALEALNEKQRKVAEELMNGPRGGVKGPFIPLLRSPELVDRLGRVGEYLRFGSALDARVRELVTLIVAREWTNQFEWAVHVPLALEAGIERDVIDALAQGRDPKGMTASEEIAYEVCAELSRTKGVCELTYRRAIEAFGEAGLIEIVSVYGYFVTISAIMNIAHTAPPEGCTQLRFSAHTRRTKSYRYAPALSAAAGWAT
- a CDS encoding YbfB/YjiJ family MFS transporter — translated: MNDSSPPPLRIALSGLATLALIIGIGRFAFTPVLPMMQSDWGLTLAQGGWLATANYIGYLVGGLAAMRSPLRPRIAIRIGLLTIMICTVAMAFSQGFAAWLVLRAVPGFASAWVMVYASAWVLEKLAEADRADLGGAVYAGVGIGIVVAGLTCLAILALGRNSDTAWIALGVAAFIIVAFVWQVLGDDMMSAGPEARTKGTARRVPEFWRLVLCYGALGLGYIIPATFLPVMAKQIVSGPIWFGWVWPVFGAAAALSTLVAAHLGRCVSKPTIWIRSNLIMAAGVLVPIAFPNVIGMAISALCVGGTFMVITMVGLQEARSIAGPQARTLMGAMTAAFGIGQIVGPGLVSSFLHLPNGFSYGLVASAVPLVIASYSLSSHRGNRLDAAAAVTK